The following proteins are encoded in a genomic region of Magnolia sinica isolate HGM2019 chromosome 1, MsV1, whole genome shotgun sequence:
- the LOC131247311 gene encoding uncharacterized protein LOC131247311 isoform X1, which yields MCLTHKRIQELTLFCMLRSIQGHDNAKNNHLVTSLLLSSGFWSDYLSSMGTGAIRGLQKCDFIVSRRLMSTYNDWYSKFQTQPAAISILDIFVEYGNEGSIVLLQACLDQVKFQSEDFQSKLDLPSPIFRYFLGRPNFATVFCEALRSKVMSGGFLGLSKQLHLSTPEKIAVGLALSNSGNTDFRIRGKLS from the exons ATGTGTTTGACACACAAAAGAATCCAAGAGCTGACTCTCTTTTGCATGCTAAGATCAATCCAAGGCCATGACAATGCCAAGAACAACCACCTAGTGACTTCTCTATTGCTCAGTTCCGGTTTCTGGAGCGACTACTTGTCGTCCATGGGCACTGGTGCTATAAGAGGATTACAAAAATG TGATTTTATTGTGAGTAGGCGACTCATGAGCACCTACAATGATTGGTATTCCAAATTCCAAACTCAACCTGCTGCAATCAGCATTTTGGATATT TTTGTTGAATATGGGAATGAGGGAAGCATTGTACTGCTCCAAGCCTGCTTAGATCAAGTGAAATTTCAGAGCGAAGACTTTCAGTCAAAGCTAGATCTTCCATCACCTATCTTTAGATACTTTTTGGGTAGACCAAATTTCGCCACAGTTTTCTGTGAAGCACTGAGAAGTAAAGTGATGAGTGGAGGATTTCTAGGTCTCTCCAAGCAATTGCATTTGTCTACACCCGAGAAAATTGCTGTTGGTCTTGCTCTGTCAAATTCAGGAAATACGGATTTCAGAATCAGAGGTAAGTTGAGTTGA
- the LOC131245925 gene encoding uncharacterized protein LOC131245925, which translates to MGHRRFLDRDHRYRHNKRNFYRKLELREASKQLSGNEVLAQVSKINIIFGKKSDTKVGKKRNRDENKEKGKASCWKKRSIFFDLPYWAGNMLRHSLDVMHIEKNVCDNVLRTLLNIDGKTKDNVKSRLDLQEMKIRRTLHPKQRPSGKIYLLPACFTMANKEKDDFCRVIKNMKVPDGYASKISRCTNLKMKKILGLKSHDTHILMQQILPIAVRRTLPPNVSSIPIEFSGFFRDLCSKVGRMQDFKFLESQIALTLCHLERIFPPSFFDIMVHLPIYLASDAMLARPVQYRWMYPIESERKKVIKKEMPRRAPRLLECIHNEKFPDWLGKYVDHVGNDQVLKEVRSLARGPNTVARRFKGYIINGFRFRTKDRERDLKTQNNGVVVTTKTSSFASTSDRNPVIGDVDYYGVLTDIIESDYCGSKKVVLFKCDWVDVRTQGRGIKKDEFGLTLVNFKQLWHTGWNLYNEPYVLATQVQQAFYVPDPIDRDWHVVIRSKPRDLFEMGINDSLVDNDIYL; encoded by the exons ATGGGTCATCGTCGGTTCTTGGATAGAGATCATAGGTATAGACATAATAAAAGGAACTTTTATAGAAAGTTGGAGTTGAGAGAGGCATCGAAACAATTGTCTGGAAATGAAGTGTTAGCTCAAGTGAGCAAAATTAACATAATATTTGGAAAGAAGTCTGATACCAAAGTTGGAAAGAAGAGAAATCGAGACGAGAATAAGGAAAAGGGAAAGGCATCTTGTTGGAAGAAGAGAAGTATCTTCTTCGATTTGCCATACTGGGCAGGTAATATGTTGCGTCACAGCCTTGATGTGATGCACATCGAGAAGAATGTATGCGACAATGTGCTTAGGACGTTGTTGAACATCGACGGGAAGACAAAGGACAACGTGAAGTCTCGTCTGGACctccaagaaatgaagataagacGAACACTTCACCCAAAGCAGAGGCCATCAGGCAAAATATATTTGCTCCCTGCGTGCTTCACAATGGCGAATAAGGAGAAGGATGATTTCTGCAGAGTCATAAAGAACATGAAGGTACCAGATGGCTATGCGAGTAAGATCTCACGATGTACCAAtctcaaaatgaagaagattttagGACTCAAGAGCCACGACACTCATATTTTGATGCAACAAATACTTCCGATAGCTGTACGAAGGACATTACCTCCAAACGTGAGCTCAATCCCAATTGAATTCAGCGGATTCTTTAGAGATTTGTGTTCCAAGGTTGGCCGGATGCAGGATTTCAAGTTTCTTGAATCTCAAATTGCTTTAACACTTTGTCATTTAGAGAGGATCTTTCCACCGTCATTCTTTGATATCATGGTGCATTTGCCTATATATTTAGCCAGCGATGCAATGTTAGCCAGACCAGTACAGTACCGCTGGATGTACCCCATCGAAAG TGAACGCAAGAAAGTGATTAAGAAGGAGATGCCCCGAAGAGCACCAAGGCTTCTAGAATGCATCCACAATGAAAAGTTTCCAGATTGGCTTGGGAAGTATGTGGACCATGTTGGGAATGATCAAGTTCTGAAAGAAGTTAGAAGCCTGGCTCGGGGCCCTAACACTGTCGCAAGAAGATTTAAAGGATACATTATTAATGGTTTCAGGTTTCGTACAAAAGACCGTGAGAGGGACTTGAAAACACAGAATAATGGAGTTGTAGTGACGACAAAGACATCAAGCTTTGCAAGTACAAGTGATAGAAACCCTGTTATAGGGGATGTGGATTACTATGGTGTTTTAACAGACATTATTGAGTCGGATTATTGTGGGTCCAAGAAAGTTGtattatttaagtgtgattgggtggaTGTAAGAACTCAGGGCAGGGGAATCAAGAAGGATGAATTTGGGCTCACGCTTGTGAATTTCAAACAATTATGGCATACTGGTTGGAACTTGTATAATGAACCATATGTCTTAGCAACCCAAGTACAACAGGCATTCTATGTCCCCGATCCCATAGACCGTGATTGGCATGTTGTTATCAGGTCAAAACCGAGGGACTTGTTCGAAATGGGCATAAATGATTCGTTGGTTGATAATGATATATACCTTTAG
- the LOC131247311 gene encoding uncharacterized protein LOC131247311 isoform X2 has translation MCLTHKRIQELTLFCMLRSIQGHDNAKNNHLVTSLLLSSGFWSDYLSSMGTGAIRGLQKWRLMSTYNDWYSKFQTQPAAISILDIFVEYGNEGSIVLLQACLDQVKFQSEDFQSKLDLPSPIFRYFLGRPNFATVFCEALRSKVMSGGFLGLSKQLHLSTPEKIAVGLALSNSGNTDFRIRGKLS, from the exons ATGTGTTTGACACACAAAAGAATCCAAGAGCTGACTCTCTTTTGCATGCTAAGATCAATCCAAGGCCATGACAATGCCAAGAACAACCACCTAGTGACTTCTCTATTGCTCAGTTCCGGTTTCTGGAGCGACTACTTGTCGTCCATGGGCACTGGTGCTATAAGAGGATTACAAAAATG GCGACTCATGAGCACCTACAATGATTGGTATTCCAAATTCCAAACTCAACCTGCTGCAATCAGCATTTTGGATATT TTTGTTGAATATGGGAATGAGGGAAGCATTGTACTGCTCCAAGCCTGCTTAGATCAAGTGAAATTTCAGAGCGAAGACTTTCAGTCAAAGCTAGATCTTCCATCACCTATCTTTAGATACTTTTTGGGTAGACCAAATTTCGCCACAGTTTTCTGTGAAGCACTGAGAAGTAAAGTGATGAGTGGAGGATTTCTAGGTCTCTCCAAGCAATTGCATTTGTCTACACCCGAGAAAATTGCTGTTGGTCTTGCTCTGTCAAATTCAGGAAATACGGATTTCAGAATCAGAGGTAAGTTGAGTTGA